The following proteins are co-located in the Bacteroidales bacterium genome:
- a CDS encoding alanine racemase, giving the protein MISITKPTLLLNKEQCMNNITRILDKAKSSNTHFRPHFKTHNSAYIGNWFRRLGIHSITVSSVSMAKYFASYGWRDITIAFPVNLLELNLISELANELTLNIQGDSSSILQTIETALLYPVGFYIEIDTGHHRSGVLWKDLDEIDRMLEFLSRSNRLKFKGFLTHSGHSYSADSKEEILDIYKDTVRKMNYLKDQYKEAWPELTISVGDTPSCSLAEDFSGVDEIRPGNFLFYDLMQYSLGSCTLEQIAVALACPVVSKSLHRNEIIIYGGAVHFSKDFLYKSGGERIYGYIVRIAEKEWSRPVAGAYLASLSQEHGIIHATKELVEELKIGDILGVLPVHSCLTANLMKGYLTLEGEVISY; this is encoded by the coding sequence ATGATCAGCATAACAAAACCCACGCTCCTCCTGAATAAGGAGCAGTGCATGAATAATATCACACGGATACTTGATAAGGCTAAAAGCAGCAATACGCATTTCAGGCCTCACTTTAAAACTCATAATTCAGCATACATCGGAAACTGGTTTCGCCGCCTGGGTATTCACAGTATAACCGTTTCATCGGTCAGTATGGCTAAATATTTTGCTTCATATGGCTGGCGCGACATAACCATTGCTTTTCCGGTAAACCTGCTGGAATTAAATCTTATCAGCGAACTGGCCAATGAACTCACCCTGAACATCCAGGGTGATTCATCATCTATTCTGCAAACTATCGAAACAGCCTTACTCTACCCGGTTGGTTTCTACATAGAAATTGATACAGGGCATCATCGCTCCGGTGTTCTATGGAAAGATCTGGATGAAATTGACCGTATGCTGGAATTTCTCTCCAGGTCCAACCGGTTAAAATTTAAAGGTTTCCTTACCCACTCAGGGCATTCATATTCCGCCGACAGCAAGGAAGAGATACTCGATATTTACAAAGACACGGTCCGGAAAATGAATTATCTCAAAGACCAATACAAGGAAGCCTGGCCGGAATTAACCATTTCTGTGGGAGATACGCCAAGTTGCAGCCTGGCAGAAGACTTTTCCGGGGTCGATGAAATCCGGCCGGGTAATTTTTTGTTTTATGACCTTATGCAATATTCACTTGGCTCTTGCACCCTGGAACAGATTGCCGTGGCGCTCGCCTGCCCGGTAGTCAGCAAAAGCCTGCATCGCAACGAAATCATTATTTACGGGGGCGCTGTTCATTTTTCAAAGGATTTTCTCTATAAAAGCGGTGGAGAACGTATTTACGGGTACATCGTCAGAATTGCAGAAAAAGAATGGTCACGTCCGGTGGCGGGGGCATACCTGGCCTCTTTATCACAGGAACATGGCATCATCCATGCGACAAAAGAACTTGTCGAAGAATTAAAAATCGGAGATATACTGGGTGTGTTACCCGTTCATTCCTGCCTGACTGCAAATCTCATGAAAGGGTACCTGACTCTCGAAGGGGAAGTTATTAGTTATTAG
- a CDS encoding 3'-5' exonuclease: MIKDINVENVLFLDIETVPAFLSYEEMPEIFRKLWDRKTESLKKEPDDTPVSLYPRAGIYAEFGRIICISAGYFRGKEFRIKSFFGDDEYQLLRQFCKLLETHFNYTGKMLCAHNGKEFDFPYLARRILINSLQLPSILDIAGKKPWEVQFLDTLELWKFGDYKHYTSLELLSAVFDIPTPKDDISGSDIHKVYWQEHDLERIRIYCQKDMLAVARLFLKYQQQPTIEDDQIVFVE, encoded by the coding sequence ATGATAAAGGATATCAACGTTGAAAACGTGCTTTTTCTGGATATCGAAACAGTACCGGCTTTCCTTTCCTACGAAGAAATGCCGGAGATTTTCAGGAAACTTTGGGACAGGAAAACCGAGTCATTAAAAAAAGAACCTGACGATACACCGGTGAGCTTATATCCCCGGGCTGGAATTTATGCAGAATTTGGCAGGATCATTTGCATTTCGGCAGGATATTTCAGGGGTAAGGAATTCAGGATAAAATCCTTCTTCGGTGATGATGAATACCAGTTACTCAGGCAATTTTGCAAGCTGTTGGAAACTCATTTCAACTATACCGGGAAGATGCTGTGTGCGCACAACGGTAAGGAATTTGATTTTCCATACCTTGCCCGGCGCATCCTGATCAACAGCCTGCAATTGCCGTCAATTCTTGATATAGCCGGAAAAAAACCCTGGGAAGTTCAGTTTCTTGATACATTGGAGTTATGGAAGTTTGGCGATTACAAGCATTATACTTCATTGGAATTGTTATCGGCGGTTTTTGACATCCCGACTCCCAAAGATGATATCAGTGGTAGTGATATCCACAAGGTCTACTGGCAGGAACATGACCTCGAAAGGATCAGGATATATTGCCAGAAAGATATGCTGGCAGTAGCCAGGCTTTTCTTAAAGTATCAGCAGCAACCGACAATTGAAGATGATCAGATTGTATTTGTAGAGTAA
- a CDS encoding dihydroorotate dehydrogenase-like protein has translation MPDLTTTYLGLKLPSPIIVGSSGLTDKPEKIALLEKYGAGAVVLKSIFEEEILMEYEHVLSEEAPSRYKDDYLDYFDYRIKQTNIDNYLNLIIQARKTVKIPVIASINCSTSHEWTYFAKKIQEAGADALELNIFILPSVLARSAENIEQTYLEIIQSVRNEIKIPLAVKMSYYFSNLAGMIAELSHCNIAGLVLFNRSYSPDIDIDKLEITSANVFSSPRDLPVSLRWIAIMSNRVKCDLAASTGVHDGKAVVKQILAGANAVQVVSALYEKGPEYLETMVKELSDWMKSKKYGKIDEFRGLLSQERQVNPALFERVQFMKYFSDRDKIKA, from the coding sequence ATGCCAGACTTAACGACAACTTATCTTGGGTTAAAGCTTCCGTCGCCGATCATTGTTGGAAGCTCGGGGTTAACTGATAAACCTGAAAAAATTGCTTTGCTTGAAAAGTATGGTGCCGGTGCCGTTGTATTGAAATCAATTTTTGAAGAAGAAATTCTGATGGAATATGAACATGTATTAAGCGAGGAAGCCCCAAGCCGTTACAAGGATGATTACCTGGATTATTTCGATTACCGGATCAAGCAAACGAACATTGATAACTATCTGAACCTGATCATTCAGGCCAGGAAGACGGTAAAGATACCAGTGATAGCCAGCATTAACTGCAGTACGTCACATGAATGGACTTACTTTGCAAAGAAAATCCAGGAAGCCGGGGCCGACGCCCTCGAGCTGAATATTTTCATTCTGCCGAGTGTTCTGGCCCGGTCAGCAGAAAACATCGAGCAAACTTACCTGGAAATTATCCAGTCAGTTCGTAATGAGATCAAAATACCGCTTGCGGTAAAAATGAGTTATTATTTCTCAAACCTTGCAGGGATGATAGCCGAATTGTCGCATTGCAATATTGCCGGGCTGGTTTTGTTCAACCGCTCATATAGTCCTGATATTGATATCGATAAACTCGAGATCACATCGGCTAATGTGTTCAGTTCACCGAGAGACCTCCCGGTTTCTTTACGATGGATCGCCATCATGTCCAACAGGGTCAAGTGCGACCTTGCCGCATCGACAGGGGTACACGATGGCAAAGCCGTTGTCAAGCAAATACTTGCCGGGGCAAATGCCGTCCAGGTTGTTTCAGCCCTTTACGAAAAAGGTCCTGAATACCTGGAAACTATGGTAAAAGAATTAAGCGACTGGATGAAAAGCAAAAAATATGGGAAAATTGATGAATTCAGGGGGTTACTGAGCCAGGAAAGGCAAGTGAACCCTGCACTTTTCGAAAGGGTGCAATTCATGAAGTATTTCTCCGACCGGGATAAGATAAAAGCTTAG